From a region of the Arachis ipaensis cultivar K30076 chromosome B09, Araip1.1, whole genome shotgun sequence genome:
- the LOC107616617 gene encoding syncoilin, translated as MWEHMWCLVCCNKEEMQKMKNLGSIGSSGRLSTEECEDEQISKLPISTFQSKEEEIERKKTEVREKVELQLGRAEEETRRLAHIWEELEVLDDPLRKEVAIVRKKIDLAIRDLKPLGQNYQKKEKEYKEALEAFNEKNKEKSHLVTTLVELLTESERQRMKKLEELCKTIDSLSRKQ; from the exons ATGTGGGAGCATATGTGGTGCCTTGTTTGCTGCAACAAAGAAGAAATGCAAAAGATGAAGAACCTTGGGAGCATTGGAAGCAGTGGAAGGCTATCCACAGAAGAGTGTGAGGATGAGCAGATTTCAAAGCTGCCCATTTCCACATTTCAATCCAAGGAAGAAGAGATTGAGAGGAAGAAGACTGAGGTGAGAGAGAAGGTTGAACTCCAGCTTGGCCGCGCCGAGGAAGAGACGAGGCGCTTGGCACACATTTGGGAA GAGCTTGAAGTGCTAGATGATCCTTTGAGGAAAGAAGTTGCAATTGTGCGCAAGAAGATTGACTTGGCTATCAGAGATTTGAAGCCATTGGGACAAAACTACCAGAAGAAG GAGAAAGAGTATAAAGAGGCCTTGGAAGCTTTCAATGAAAAGAACAAAGAGAAATCTCATCTTGTAACCACACTAGTTGAG CTGTTAACTGAGAGTGAAAGACAGAGGATGAAGAAACTGGAAGAGCTATGCAAGACCATAGATTCACTGTCAAGGAAACAATAA
- the LOC107615958 gene encoding uncharacterized protein LOC107615958, translating into MPGTVAVLRTSPVRVGGQLDESRAYFHRLFWTFPPCIEAFHHCKPLVSIDGTHLYGKYGGTLLFVIAHDGNSNILPVAFALVEGENAESWSFFLSHLREHVTQQPGLLVISDRHNGIKATLEAPNGGWLPLSAYRAFCIRHVAANFALTFKGKDARRLLVNAAYAKTEVGFHYWFDILRSEDPAMCDWANRIEYSLWTQHCDEGCRFGHMTTNISECVNSILKGVRNLPMCSLMKATYGRLAELFVRKGREAQAQMGT; encoded by the coding sequence atgcctggtactgttgcAGTGCTAAGGACGAGCCCTGTTCGTGTCGGTGGACAGTTGGACGAGTCTCGAGCTTATTTTCACAGACTATTCTGGACGTTTCCACCATGTATCGAGGCATTCCATCATTGCAAGCCCCTAGTtagtattgacggcacccatctgtatggcaagtatgggggaacgttgcttTTCGTGATTGCACatgacgggaactccaacatactccCTGTTGCATTCGCATTAGTcgagggtgagaatgctgagtcgtggtccttctttctctcccacctgcgTGAGCATGTGACACAGCAGCCGGGTCTGCTGGTTATCTCGGACAGacataacggcatcaaggccaCGCTTGAGGCTCCTAACGGAGGCTGGTTACCTCTGTCTGCATACCgggcattctgcattcgacatgtTGCGGCAAATTTCGCCCtcaccttcaagggcaaagacgcaAGGAGGCTACTTGTGAATGCGGCGTACGCTAAGACTGAGGTCGGGTTccattactggtttgatattcttaGGTCCgaagacccggcgatgtgtgaCTGGGCAAACCGGATTGAGTATTCGTTGTGGACACAACATTGTGATGAAGGATGTAGATTCGGACACATGACGACGAATATATCTGAGTGTGTGAACTCGATCCTCAAGGGTGTCCGAAACCTTCCTATGTGCTCGCTAATGAAGGCAACATACGGAAGGTTGGCCGAATTATTTGTTCGCAAAGGGAGAGAGGCTCAGGCGCAGATGGGAACCTGA